A genomic window from Alkalihalobacillus sp. AL-G includes:
- a CDS encoding ribulokinase — MTEKYAIGVDYGTESGRAVLVSLSCGKEIADHVTPYKHGVIDGTLPESGVELGYEWALQNPHDYLAVLENSIPIVIKQSGVNPNDVIGLGIDFTACTMLPIDDNGDPLCFNPKLKDNPHSWVKLWKHHAAQDEANQLNAIAEDFREEFLSRYGGKISSEWMIAKVWQILNEAPDIYEQTDRFVEATDWVISKLTDNFVRNSCAAGYKAIWNKKNGYPAKSFFRALDPRLESLTDTKLRGDVVPLGTNAGGLTDTMAKVTGLNQGIAVAVGNVDAHAAVPAMGVVEPGKMVLAMGTSICHMLLGNEEKQVEGMCGVVEDGIIPGLYGYEAGQSAVGDIFAWYVDQGVPEYVKQASNQEGLTIHEWLEKKAASFQPGETGLLALDWWNGNRSVLVDTDLSGLLIGMTLQTKPEEIYRALLESTAYGTRKIIDSFHENGIEVNELYACGGLPHKNKLLMQIYADVTNRPIKVAESFHTPALGAAMFGAVAAGCENGGYDTIIEAARKMARVKDEIVEPIAENVEIYEKLYQEYSRLHDYFGRGKNDVMKRIRAIQSTTNY, encoded by the coding sequence ATGACAGAAAAATACGCAATTGGTGTGGATTATGGAACAGAATCGGGCAGGGCCGTGTTGGTGTCCTTATCATGCGGTAAAGAAATTGCCGATCATGTCACACCTTATAAGCATGGTGTAATTGATGGAACATTACCCGAATCAGGGGTTGAGCTTGGATATGAATGGGCACTGCAAAACCCACATGATTATCTTGCAGTTTTAGAGAATTCCATACCTATTGTGATAAAGCAATCAGGTGTAAATCCAAATGATGTAATTGGTTTAGGGATTGATTTTACTGCATGTACAATGCTACCAATCGATGACAATGGCGATCCTTTATGTTTTAATCCAAAATTAAAAGATAACCCACATAGCTGGGTAAAATTATGGAAGCACCATGCAGCACAGGATGAGGCAAATCAATTGAACGCAATTGCAGAAGATTTTAGGGAAGAGTTTTTATCAAGATATGGTGGGAAAATCTCTTCTGAGTGGATGATCGCAAAAGTCTGGCAAATTCTGAATGAAGCCCCTGATATTTATGAACAAACAGATCGCTTTGTGGAAGCAACCGATTGGGTAATTTCTAAGCTTACGGATAACTTTGTTAGGAATAGTTGTGCGGCCGGTTACAAAGCGATTTGGAATAAAAAAAACGGGTATCCTGCTAAATCGTTTTTCAGAGCATTAGATCCTAGATTAGAATCCTTAACTGACACAAAGCTTCGTGGTGATGTTGTCCCGTTAGGAACGAATGCCGGTGGTCTAACGGATACGATGGCAAAGGTTACGGGATTAAACCAAGGTATTGCTGTGGCTGTTGGGAACGTGGATGCACACGCAGCTGTACCGGCCATGGGAGTAGTCGAACCGGGAAAAATGGTGCTTGCAATGGGGACTTCCATTTGTCATATGCTCTTAGGAAATGAGGAGAAGCAGGTAGAGGGGATGTGTGGTGTCGTAGAAGACGGCATTATCCCAGGATTATACGGTTATGAAGCTGGTCAATCAGCTGTTGGAGACATCTTCGCTTGGTATGTAGACCAGGGTGTGCCCGAATATGTAAAGCAAGCTTCTAATCAAGAAGGATTAACGATCCATGAGTGGTTAGAGAAAAAAGCGGCTTCATTTCAGCCGGGGGAGACGGGGTTATTAGCTCTCGATTGGTGGAATGGAAATCGCTCTGTCCTGGTGGATACCGATTTAAGTGGATTGCTTATAGGTATGACCCTACAAACGAAGCCAGAAGAAATATATAGGGCATTACTAGAGTCGACTGCATATGGAACTCGAAAAATCATAGATTCATTTCATGAAAATGGAATCGAAGTCAATGAGTTGTATGCATGTGGAGGGCTGCCACATAAAAACAAGCTGCTGATGCAAATTTATGCGGATGTAACGAATAGACCGATTAAGGTTGCTGAATCGTTCCATACTCCTGCGTTAGGTGCTGCTATGTTTGGAGCGGTTGCAGCAGGTTGTGAGAATGGTGGATATGACACGATTATCGAGGCAGCAAGGAAAATGGCGAGAGTCAAAGATGAAATAGTGGAGCCAATTGCAGAAAATGTAGAAATCTATGAAAAATTATACCAGGAATATTCAAGACTCCATGACTATTTTGGTCGCGGGAAAAACGATGTGATGAAACGTATACGAGCTATTCAATCTACAACAAATTACTAG
- the araD gene encoding L-ribulose-5-phosphate 4-epimerase: protein MLEELKRQVLEANKALPMHNLVTFTWGNVSGVSRENNLIVIKPSGVPYNELNQDSMVVVDFDGNVVEGDLKPSSDTPTHIVLYKHFSDIGGVVHTHAPWSTSWAQAGKSIPPLGTTHADYFYGSVPCTRPMTDLEINGHYEHETGKVIIETFQDIDATHVPGVLVHSHAPFSWGKNPNEAVHNAVVLEEVAKMAIQTYQLNSNIPQLDQALLDKHYLRKHGSKAYYGQKKKGGTHI, encoded by the coding sequence GTGTTAGAAGAGCTAAAACGACAAGTACTAGAAGCGAACAAGGCCTTACCAATGCATAATTTAGTAACTTTTACGTGGGGGAATGTAAGCGGTGTCAGCAGAGAGAATAATTTGATTGTAATTAAGCCTAGCGGGGTTCCTTATAATGAGTTAAATCAAGACAGTATGGTAGTTGTGGACTTTGATGGGAATGTGGTTGAGGGCGATTTGAAGCCGTCATCCGACACCCCTACACATATCGTGTTATATAAACATTTTTCTGATATTGGTGGAGTTGTTCATACCCATGCACCTTGGTCGACAAGCTGGGCACAGGCAGGTAAAAGTATACCTCCGTTAGGTACTACACATGCAGACTACTTTTATGGTTCCGTACCTTGTACTAGGCCGATGACAGACTTGGAGATTAATGGTCACTATGAGCATGAAACTGGCAAAGTGATTATCGAGACGTTTCAGGATATAGATGCAACTCATGTTCCGGGAGTGCTTGTTCACAGTCACGCACCATTTTCATGGGGGAAAAATCCAAATGAAGCGGTACATAATGCGGTTGTTTTAGAAGAGGTAGCCAAGATGGCGATCCAAACGTATCAATTAAATTCAAATATCCCTCAATTAGATCAAGCACTTTTAGATAAACATTATTTACGAAAGCACGGTTCTAAAGCGTATTATGGACAAAAGAAAAAGGGGGGCACACACATATGA
- the istB gene encoding IS21-like element helper ATPase IstB has protein sequence MNQAIDTYCESLKLTTIQSEWRTLTEEASKNNIPYHAFLERILEVENQARIERSRQTLLKLSRLPFRKTLDTFDFDRVKGVSRRDIEEYMSLSFIEQNQNLVFLGPPGVGKTHLAVSIALEAIRKGLKTYFMTAQELITSLQTADSQGKLDKKMRGLAKPSLLIIDEMGYLNLSNNGGHYLFQVISRRYENSSIILTSNKTFSEWGEVLGDGVIATAILDRLLHYSRVFSMDGPSYRMNEKGTN, from the coding sequence ATGAATCAAGCTATTGATACATATTGCGAATCGCTCAAATTAACCACCATTCAATCTGAATGGAGAACCCTTACTGAAGAAGCTTCTAAAAATAATATACCATACCATGCATTCCTAGAGCGAATACTGGAAGTTGAAAATCAAGCCCGTATAGAACGAAGTAGACAGACGCTCTTAAAGCTATCAAGATTACCCTTTAGGAAAACGTTAGATACGTTTGATTTTGATCGTGTGAAAGGTGTGTCCCGCAGGGACATTGAAGAATATATGAGTCTTAGTTTCATAGAGCAGAATCAGAATTTAGTCTTCCTTGGTCCGCCTGGAGTCGGTAAAACCCATTTAGCAGTCTCAATTGCCTTGGAAGCCATCCGTAAAGGTTTGAAGACATACTTTATGACGGCACAAGAACTCATCACTTCGCTTCAAACAGCAGATTCTCAAGGGAAGTTGGATAAGAAAATGAGAGGGCTTGCCAAGCCTTCTCTTCTAATCATCGATGAAATGGGGTACTTGAATCTATCTAATAATGGTGGACATTATCTGTTTCAGGTGATCAGTCGAAGGTATGAAAACAGCTCGATCATATTAACGTCTAATAAGACATTCAGTGAGTGGGGAGAAGTATTAGGAGATGGGGTAATTGCGACTGCAATCTTAGATCGACTCCTACACTATTCTCGAGTATTCTCCATGGATGGACCGAGTTATCGAATGAATGAAAAAGGCACCAACTAA
- the istA gene encoding IS21 family transposase: MKLEGERRKVKELLERGMSQSDIAEMLGMHRHTVRALSEREKNHVQHRSKKGSKLDPYKDYLLKRIQEDYVFNCEKLIIEIKQRGYSGGSTILKEFVQPYRKAFKESHTRRYETEPGEQMQVDWKEAGHYQIDGEVIPLMIFVATLSYSRMSYACFAERQDREHLLYCLTNAFEYFGGVTEKVMFDNMKTIINRRSGPEVEWNEKFLDFVDHYAFKPSVHRPYRPQTKGKVERFIGYMNGWLETSSVRSLQELNLRLLRWVEETANQRIHSTTERKPVELWLKESLQPLNPSRYDSSYITYRKIGRDGVMNYHSRKILMSSKFAGQEVMIKETLDGTITVYYHGEAILTYTRDDKVLPLSEQIRKKQRSKAGTLHAAQDIEVAVRPLSVYDQFLQEGER, encoded by the coding sequence ATGAAGTTGGAGGGAGAGCGACGAAAAGTGAAAGAACTATTGGAACGAGGCATGTCCCAATCAGATATTGCGGAGATGTTGGGAATGCATAGGCATACGGTAAGAGCGTTAAGTGAACGAGAGAAAAACCATGTACAGCACCGTTCAAAAAAAGGATCGAAGTTAGATCCATATAAAGATTACCTGCTTAAGCGAATTCAAGAAGACTATGTTTTCAATTGTGAGAAGCTGATTATTGAGATTAAACAAAGAGGTTATTCAGGTGGCAGTACGATATTAAAAGAGTTTGTACAACCATATCGTAAGGCCTTTAAAGAAAGTCATACCAGACGGTATGAAACAGAACCTGGAGAACAGATGCAAGTCGATTGGAAAGAAGCTGGTCATTACCAGATTGATGGTGAAGTCATACCACTCATGATCTTTGTCGCTACTCTTTCCTACTCACGAATGAGTTATGCTTGTTTTGCGGAACGGCAGGATCGAGAACACCTATTGTACTGCCTGACGAATGCTTTTGAATACTTCGGAGGCGTAACCGAAAAGGTAATGTTTGATAATATGAAGACGATTATCAACCGGAGAAGTGGTCCAGAAGTTGAATGGAATGAAAAGTTCTTAGATTTTGTTGATCACTATGCTTTCAAGCCTTCCGTACATCGTCCCTATCGCCCTCAAACTAAGGGGAAAGTTGAACGATTTATCGGTTATATGAATGGTTGGCTAGAGACTTCATCGGTTCGATCTTTACAAGAGTTGAATCTCAGACTCCTGAGATGGGTGGAAGAAACGGCGAATCAACGCATTCACTCTACTACAGAACGGAAACCGGTAGAGCTTTGGTTGAAAGAGTCCCTGCAGCCTCTTAACCCATCAAGATATGATTCCAGTTACATTACGTATCGAAAGATTGGGAGAGATGGGGTCATGAATTACCATTCTAGAAAGATCCTGATGAGCTCAAAATTTGCAGGGCAAGAAGTAATGATTAAGGAAACGCTAGATGGCACGATTACCGTTTATTATCATGGGGAAGCGATTCTGACCTATACAAGAGACGATAAGGTTCTACCACTTTCCGAACAGATAAGAAAAAAGCAGCGTTCAAAGGCTGGCACCCTCCACGCTGCACAGGATATAGAGGTCGCTGTTCGCCCACTAAGCGTTTACGACCAATTCCTTCAGGAAGGAGAGCGATAG